A genomic region of Oncorhynchus mykiss isolate Arlee chromosome 2, USDA_OmykA_1.1, whole genome shotgun sequence contains the following coding sequences:
- the LOC118939520 gene encoding m-AAA protease-interacting protein 1, mitochondrial-like: MKIIKDLSHLSHGLFTTLSSRRQGRKFCFIVMRFWHMSTADVPEDQEGTKIFKMATTEEDGPQKKIVTAVYEFHWELTKGAEPDWTVTNIWH, from the exons ATGAAGATCAtaaaggacctcagccacctgagccacggcTTGTTCACcacactatcatccagaaggcaag GTAGGAAGTTTTGCTTCATTGTGATGAGGTTCTGGCATATGTCCACTGCTGATGTTCCTGAGGACCAGGAGGGTACCAAGATCTTCAAAATGGCCACCACTGAAGAAGACGGCCCACAGAAGAAGATAGTGACAGCTGTCTATGA atTCCACTGGGAGCTGACCAAGGGAGCTGAACCTGATTGGACAGTCACTAACATCTGGCACTAG